The following are from one region of the Syntrophorhabdales bacterium genome:
- a CDS encoding YheU family protein: protein MSIHVIPIHRLSHEALQGVIQEFVSRQGTDYGEIEVSPETKFRQVRHRLETGLAVLIFDDQTETTNMFLADNPVLRGIKALTE, encoded by the coding sequence ATGTCTATCCACGTAATTCCAATCCATAGACTCAGCCATGAAGCCTTGCAAGGCGTTATTCAGGAATTTGTCTCAAGACAGGGCACTGATTATGGTGAAATAGAGGTTTCGCCTGAAACAAAGTTCAGACAGGTAAGGCACAGACTGGAAACAGGATTGGCAGTTCTTATCTTTGATGACCAGACGGAAACGACCAATATGTTCCTAGCTGATAACCCTGTCTTGAGAGGGATTAAGGCGTTAACCGAGTGA